The following proteins are encoded in a genomic region of Terriglobales bacterium:
- a CDS encoding GNAT family N-acetyltransferase, protein MKIFGKPANPTLVTSGRFEIEQDGTVAYLEYALAGKVLELIHTEVPEKMKGTGAASSLVQSALQWAREHHVKVDVICPFATEYIKKHPEYSDLLLR, encoded by the coding sequence ATGAAGATTTTCGGCAAGCCAGCTAATCCGACGCTGGTCACAAGTGGCCGCTTCGAAATCGAACAAGATGGCACTGTGGCCTATCTGGAGTATGCGTTGGCCGGCAAGGTTCTGGAGCTTATTCACACTGAAGTGCCGGAAAAAATGAAGGGCACCGGCGCAGCATCATCTCTTGTTCAGTCCGCATTGCAATGGGCCCGGGAGCACCACGTGAAGGTCGACGTAATCTGTCCCTTCGCAACGGAGTACATCAAGAAGCATCCGGAATATTCTGATCTTCTGCTGCGCTAG
- a CDS encoding DUF1349 domain-containing protein gives MNRLSLFRNIDFAILLLVSITISLSLPAGAQGQEPSIAGLPGRLAWKNSPLAWHVDAGDQLKISAGKKTDWFVDPFDGRVENSAPILFFAPGPDYVLNAKVSVGFRSKWDAGAFMIWADDLHWAKLSFELSPENQPTMVTVVTRGLSDDCNSNPISGNEVFLQVAKSRNTYVFYSSLDGHDWNILRTFNLDTNLKQMVGFEAQSPAGSGADATFSEIHYSPTRIKNIYTGQ, from the coding sequence ATGAACCGTCTATCCCTATTCCGAAATATTGATTTCGCGATCCTCTTACTTGTCAGCATTACCATATCTCTATCTCTGCCTGCTGGAGCGCAAGGCCAAGAACCGTCCATTGCAGGTCTCCCTGGCAGACTGGCGTGGAAGAATTCGCCGTTAGCATGGCACGTCGATGCCGGCGATCAGTTAAAGATTTCTGCGGGCAAAAAGACCGATTGGTTCGTCGATCCCTTCGACGGAAGGGTGGAGAACTCAGCGCCCATTCTTTTCTTCGCTCCAGGCCCGGACTATGTCCTCAATGCCAAAGTCAGTGTAGGCTTCCGTTCCAAGTGGGATGCCGGAGCTTTCATGATTTGGGCCGACGACCTTCATTGGGCAAAGCTATCTTTCGAGCTGTCGCCCGAGAATCAGCCCACCATGGTTACCGTGGTGACGCGCGGCTTATCCGACGATTGCAACTCGAATCCGATCAGCGGCAACGAAGTCTTCCTGCAAGTAGCCAAGAGCCGAAACACTTACGTCTTCTATTCTTCCCTGGACGGCCACGACTGGAATATTCTGCGCACCTTCAACCTCGATACCAATTTGAAACAGATGGTGGGATTCGAAGCCCAATCTCCCGCCGGCTCAGGAGCGGACGCCACGTTTTCAGAGATTCACTACAGCCCCACAAGAATCAAGAATATCTACACCGGCCAATGA
- a CDS encoding cytochrome c — MKGSALLLLIALTSNCAIASDKDALQSGSTDAALRVQGKKIFVGRCAQCHDDDGSKKLPDGTTLLQRLAKSKDPEARLRTRLKNPQERHSVTLYMEEILTRLHFSPAGQSASPAAPR; from the coding sequence ATGAAGGGATCGGCGCTTCTTTTGTTGATTGCACTGACTTCAAACTGTGCGATCGCTTCCGACAAAGACGCTCTGCAGTCGGGCTCGACCGACGCTGCTCTTCGCGTACAAGGCAAGAAGATTTTCGTTGGCCGATGTGCGCAGTGCCACGATGACGATGGCAGTAAGAAGCTTCCCGACGGCACAACACTCCTGCAGCGGTTGGCGAAAAGCAAAGATCCCGAAGCGCGGCTGCGAACGCGGCTGAAGAATCCGCAAGAACGTCACTCGGTCACGCTCTACATGGAGGAAATCCTCACGCGGCTCCACTTTTCGCCGGCGGGACAAAGTGCATCTCCAGCTGCTCCTCGCTAG